In the Brienomyrus brachyistius isolate T26 chromosome 20, BBRACH_0.4, whole genome shotgun sequence genome, one interval contains:
- the opn6a gene encoding LOW QUALITY PROTEIN: opsin 6, group member a (The sequence of the model RefSeq protein was modified relative to this genomic sequence to represent the inferred CDS: deleted 1 base in 1 codon; substituted 3 bases at 3 genomic stop codons) produces the protein MCIPGAIELKAGVDGFCILLFGLADINTLTVISVVRYIRGCHPNKAHCLGDNTMFISLIFIWFGAVFXAGTPLPGWGSYTCQESCCDDVTSEVDWAETNFSASNKSYVVSSFIFXFFLPVGVMIFCYISIINTEEKRCDTGPRRKRKKERKGKRRQNCGLLHVSTIICTSSLLAWPPYGVVSLWSAWGLHISNMTSIITRLFTKPASFXNPPIYFGRSSRFQKDVGALMSSGSSVSILTWLFLSPTPPHARN, from the exons ATGTGCATCCCAGGCGCCATAGAgctcaaggctggg GTTGATGGTTTCTGCATCTTACTCTTTGGCTTGGCTGACATCAACACACTAACGGTCATCAGCGTGGTGAGATACATCAGGGGATGCCACCCAAACAAAG CCCACTGCCTTGGCGACAATACAATGTTCATCAGCCTGATCTTCATCTGGTTCGGGGCAGTTTTCTGAGCAGGAACACCTTTGCCTGGCTGGGGAAGCTACACATGTCAGGAATCTTGCTGTGAC GATGTGACCAGTGAAGTAGACTGGGCAGAAACTAACTTCTCCGCAAGCAACAAATCCTACGTTGTGTCCAGTTTCATTTTCTGATTCTTTCTGCCTGTG GGGGTGATGATCTTCTGCTACATATCCATTATCAACACTGAAGAGAAGCGATGTGACACTGGCCCACGCAGG aagagaaaaaaagagagaaaaggaaaaagaagacaaAATTGTGGTCTGCTGCATGTATCCACCATCATCTGCACATCTTCCCTCCTGGCATGGCCACCCTACGGTGTGGTCTCCTTGTGGTCAGCCTGGGGATTGCACATATCCAACATGACCAGCATCATCACCCGGCTCTTCACCAAGCCGGCCAGCTTCTAAAACCCGCCCATCTACTTTGGCCGGAGCTCCAGGTTCCAGAAGGACGTCGGGGCGTTGATGTCGTCAGGCAGCTCGGTGTCGATCCTGACCTGGCTCTTCCTAAGCCCCACCCCTCCACATGCCAGGAATTAG
- the LOC125715476 gene encoding protein MEMO1, with the protein MSNRAVCREASHAGSWYTAAGSQLNAQLEGWLSQVQSTIKPARAIIAPHAGYTYCGSCAAFAYKQVDPSVTQRVFILGPSHHVPLSRCALSPAEIYRTPLYDLKIDQKVYADLWKTGMFERMSLQTDEDEHSIEMHLPYTAKAMESHKDEFAIVPVLVGALSESKEQEYGKLLSKYLADPSNLFVISSDFCHWGQRFRYTYYDESQGEIYRSIEHLDKMGMSIIEQLDPISFTNYLKKYHNTICGRHPIGVLLNAVAELKKTGMDMKFSFLNYAQSSQCRNWQDSSVSYAAGALIVY; encoded by the exons ATGTCGAATCGAGCGGTGTGCAGAGAAGCGAGTCACGCCGGCAGCTGGTACACCGCCGCAG GGTCCCAGCTGAATGCACAACTAGAAGGCTGGCTTTCTCAAGTGCAATCCACGATAAAGCCCGCCAGAGCAATCATTGCACC CCACGCTGGTTATACCTATTGTGGTTCTTGTGCAGCCTTTGCCTACAAACAGGTGGATCCTTCTGTCAC GCAGAGGGTGTTCATCCTGGGACCCTCGCACCACGTCCCTCTGTCCCGATGTGCACTTTCCCCCGCTGAGATCTACAGGACGCCGCTGTACGACCTGAAGATCGATCAGAAAG TTTATGCCGACCTCTGGAAAACGGGGATGTTCGAAAGGATGAGTCTGCAGACGGACGAGGACGAGCACAGCATTGAGATGCACCTGCCTTATACCGCGAAAGCCATGGAGAG CCATAAAGACGAGTTTGCCATCGTCCCCGTGCTCGTGGGCGCCCTTAGCGAGTCTAAAGAGCAGGAGTATGGGAAGCTGCTCAGTAAATACCTGGCCGACCCATCCAACCTCTTCGTGATCTCGTCGGATTTCTGTCACTGGG GGCAGCGGTTCCGCTACACGTATTACGACGAGTCCCAGGGTGAAATCTACAGATCCATCGAGCACCTTGACAAAATG GGCATGAGCATCATAGAACAGCTGGACCCTATATCATTTACTAACTACTTGAAGAAGTACCACAACACTATATGTGGGCGTCACCCTATCGGAGTGCTGCTAAAT GCTGTGGCTGAGCTGAAGAAGACTGGTATGGACATGAAGTTCTCTTTCCTGAACTACGCCCAGTCCAGCCAGTGCAGGAACTGGCAGGACAGCTCCGTGAGCTACGCTGCAGGCGCCCTCATAGTCTATTGA
- the LOC125715475 gene encoding spastin-like isoform X3 — MRIEELSIVLLRDEKVTGFMVNHGKIPDGQKEQAVQWYKKGILELEKGIAVELSGRGEKYDRAKRLQAKMTTNLVMAKDRLQLLATVLSSSAQTDVYTDSTEQSYQNGHLRSASGALPKKKDPLTHSSHSLPRPKHAPKTSPGGGRKHQRSPSYSGPSSSSTPRSPPQPSSSHRVGARAGSRQNCKATTSATTPPRKRELKNFKNVDSKLANLILNEIVDSGTPVSFEDVAGQDLAKQALQEIVILPALRPELFTGLRAPARGLLLFGPPGNGKTMLAKAVAMESSATFFSISAATLTSKYVGEGEKLVRALFAVARELQPSIIFIDEIDSLLCERREGEHDASRRLKTEFLIEFDGVQSGSEDRVLVMGATNRPQELDEAVLRRFAKRVYVTLPTEETRLKLIKNLLGKHGNPLTQTELVKLARTTEGYSGSDLTSLAKDAALGPIRELRPEQVKNMAANEVRNIRFNDFIESLKKIKRSVAPQTLDLYVRWNREYGDTTAV, encoded by the exons ATGAGGATTGAAGAGTTATCCATTGTCCTACTTAGGGATGAAAAGGTTACCGGTTTCATGGTGAACCACGGTAAAATTCCAGATG GTCAAAAGGAACAAGCAGTTCAGTGGTACAAGAAGGGAATTTTGGAGCTGGAGAAGGGCATTGCAGTGGAGCTTTCGGGACGAG gagaGAAGTATGACCGAGCAAAACGGCTCCAGGCAAAGATGACCACAAACCTTGTTATGGCTAAAGATAGGCTCCAGCTTCTAG CGACGGTTCTCTCGAGTTCAGCTCAGACAGACGTCTATACTGACAGTACAGAGCAGTCCTACCAGAATGGACATCTGCGTTCAG CCAGTGGAGCACTTCCAAAAAAGAAGGACCCCTTGACCCATTCCAGTCACTCCCTGCCACGACCAAAGCACGCACCAAAGACTTCCCCAGGGGGTGGCCGTAAGCACCAACGCTCGCCCAGCTACAGCGGGCCCTCCAGCTCCAGCACGCCCAGGtcacccccccagccctccaGCAGCCACAGG GTCGGCGCGAGAGCCGGGAGTCGGCAGAATTGTAAAGCCACGACCTCTGCGACGACTCCACCCCGAAAGAGGGAGCTGAAGAACTTCAAGAACGTGGACAGCAAGCTGGCCAACCTCATCCTGAATGAGATCGTCGACAG CGGGACCCCTGTCAGCTTCGAGGACGTCGCTGGGCAGGATCTTGCCAAGCAAGCGCTCCAGGAGATCGTCATCCTTCCTGCCTTACGGCCGGAG TTATTCACGGGTCTTCGGGCCCCTGCCAGAGGCCTCCTCCTCTTTGGCCCCCCTGGGAATGGGAAGACTATGCTG GCCAAAGCTGTAGCTATGGAGTCCAGTGCGACCTTCTTTAGCATAAGTGCTGCCACCCTCACCTCCAAATAC GTGGGAGAAGGAGAAAAGCTTGTCAGGGCCCTCTTTGCTGTGGCCAGGGAGCTGCAGCCCTCCATCATTTTCATAG ACGAAATCGACAGCCTCCTCTGCGAGAGGCGAGAGGGGGAGCACGATGCCAGCCGCCGCTTGAAGACCGAGTTCCTAATCGAATTCGACGGG gtgcaGTCGGGCAGTGAGGACCGGGTTCTGGTGATGGGGGCTACAAACAGGCCTCAGGAGCTGGACGAAGCAGTTCTCAG GCGATTTGCAAAACGGGTATATGTGACTTTACCAACAGAAGAG ACGCGGTTGAAACTGATAAAGAATCTCTTGGGGAAGCATGGAAATCCGCTCACCCAAACGGAGCTGGTTAAACTGGCCAG AACGACTGAAGGCTATTCAGGGAGTGATCTGACTTCATTAGCTAAAGATGCAGCTCTGGGTCCCATAAGAG AACTAAGACCAGAACAGGTGAAGAACATGGCTGCTAATGAG GTGCGAAATATCCGCTTCAACGATTTCATAGAGTCGTTGAAGAAAATCAAGCGCAGCGTCGCCCCCCAGACCCTCGACCTGTACGTGCGCTGGAACAGAGAGTACGGGGACACCACTGCGGTGTGA
- the LOC125715475 gene encoding spastin-like isoform X1: MNSPGGRGRKKKGSGGPSAPLEGAGSDQVSLHRRNLYYFSYPLLAAFSVLRLLALYMGLLFAWVCERLSQAVATRAKVPEQHAGKETEDCGEQIRSHHKQAFEYISVALRIDEDDKGQKEQAVQWYKKGILELEKGIAVELSGRGEKYDRAKRLQAKMTTNLVMAKDRLQLLATVLSSSAQTDVYTDSTEQSYQNGHLRSASGALPKKKDPLTHSSHSLPRPKHAPKTSPGGGRKHQRSPSYSGPSSSSTPRSPPQPSSSHRVGARAGSRQNCKATTSATTPPRKRELKNFKNVDSKLANLILNEIVDSGTPVSFEDVAGQDLAKQALQEIVILPALRPELFTGLRAPARGLLLFGPPGNGKTMLAKAVAMESSATFFSISAATLTSKYVGEGEKLVRALFAVARELQPSIIFIDEIDSLLCERREGEHDASRRLKTEFLIEFDGVQSGSEDRVLVMGATNRPQELDEAVLRRFAKRVYVTLPTEETRLKLIKNLLGKHGNPLTQTELVKLARTTEGYSGSDLTSLAKDAALGPIRELRPEQVKNMAANEVRNIRFNDFIESLKKIKRSVAPQTLDLYVRWNREYGDTTAV, encoded by the exons ATGAATTCTCCGGGTGGAAGAGGCAGAAAGAAGAAAGGTTCAGGCGGCCCCAGCGCACCGTTAGAAGGCGCCGGCTCCGATCAGGTGTCCCTGCATAGGAGGAATCTGTACTACTTCTCGTACCCGCTTCTGGCGGCGTTTTCCGTGCTGCGCCTCCTGGCCCTCTACATGGGGCTGTTATTTGCCTGGGTGTGCGAGCGCCTGTCCCAAGCCGTAGCGACCAGGGCCAAGGTGCCTGAGCAGCACGCCGGCAAGGAAACGGAGGACTGCGGCGAGCAGATCCGCAGCCACCACAAGCAGGCCTTCGAGTACATCTCTGTGGCTTTAAGGATCGACGAGGATGACAAGG GTCAAAAGGAACAAGCAGTTCAGTGGTACAAGAAGGGAATTTTGGAGCTGGAGAAGGGCATTGCAGTGGAGCTTTCGGGACGAG gagaGAAGTATGACCGAGCAAAACGGCTCCAGGCAAAGATGACCACAAACCTTGTTATGGCTAAAGATAGGCTCCAGCTTCTAG CGACGGTTCTCTCGAGTTCAGCTCAGACAGACGTCTATACTGACAGTACAGAGCAGTCCTACCAGAATGGACATCTGCGTTCAG CCAGTGGAGCACTTCCAAAAAAGAAGGACCCCTTGACCCATTCCAGTCACTCCCTGCCACGACCAAAGCACGCACCAAAGACTTCCCCAGGGGGTGGCCGTAAGCACCAACGCTCGCCCAGCTACAGCGGGCCCTCCAGCTCCAGCACGCCCAGGtcacccccccagccctccaGCAGCCACAGG GTCGGCGCGAGAGCCGGGAGTCGGCAGAATTGTAAAGCCACGACCTCTGCGACGACTCCACCCCGAAAGAGGGAGCTGAAGAACTTCAAGAACGTGGACAGCAAGCTGGCCAACCTCATCCTGAATGAGATCGTCGACAG CGGGACCCCTGTCAGCTTCGAGGACGTCGCTGGGCAGGATCTTGCCAAGCAAGCGCTCCAGGAGATCGTCATCCTTCCTGCCTTACGGCCGGAG TTATTCACGGGTCTTCGGGCCCCTGCCAGAGGCCTCCTCCTCTTTGGCCCCCCTGGGAATGGGAAGACTATGCTG GCCAAAGCTGTAGCTATGGAGTCCAGTGCGACCTTCTTTAGCATAAGTGCTGCCACCCTCACCTCCAAATAC GTGGGAGAAGGAGAAAAGCTTGTCAGGGCCCTCTTTGCTGTGGCCAGGGAGCTGCAGCCCTCCATCATTTTCATAG ACGAAATCGACAGCCTCCTCTGCGAGAGGCGAGAGGGGGAGCACGATGCCAGCCGCCGCTTGAAGACCGAGTTCCTAATCGAATTCGACGGG gtgcaGTCGGGCAGTGAGGACCGGGTTCTGGTGATGGGGGCTACAAACAGGCCTCAGGAGCTGGACGAAGCAGTTCTCAG GCGATTTGCAAAACGGGTATATGTGACTTTACCAACAGAAGAG ACGCGGTTGAAACTGATAAAGAATCTCTTGGGGAAGCATGGAAATCCGCTCACCCAAACGGAGCTGGTTAAACTGGCCAG AACGACTGAAGGCTATTCAGGGAGTGATCTGACTTCATTAGCTAAAGATGCAGCTCTGGGTCCCATAAGAG AACTAAGACCAGAACAGGTGAAGAACATGGCTGCTAATGAG GTGCGAAATATCCGCTTCAACGATTTCATAGAGTCGTTGAAGAAAATCAAGCGCAGCGTCGCCCCCCAGACCCTCGACCTGTACGTGCGCTGGAACAGAGAGTACGGGGACACCACTGCGGTGTGA
- the LOC125715478 gene encoding protein dpy-30 homolog isoform X2: protein MLFDHTDAEQSMEGHTPAVENPHAEYGLTENVQRIAENEKSNAEKSSKQKVDLQSLPTRAYLDQTVVPILLQGLSVLAKERPPNPIEYLAAYLLKNKSQFEDRN, encoded by the exons ATGCTATTTG ATCACACTGATGCCGAACAGAGCATGGAGGGTCACACACCT GCGGTAGAAAACCCACATGCAGAATATGGTCTCACAGAAAATGTACAG AGGATAGCAGAGAATGAGAAATCCAATGCAGAGAAGTCTTCGAAACAGAAGGTGGACCTGCAGTCGCTTCCTACGCGGGCGTATTTGGACCAGACTGTTGTGCCAATTCTTCTACAGGGCCTTTCAGTCCTGGCTAAGGAAAG ACCTCCAAACCCCATTGAGTATTTAGCAGCTTATCTCCTCAAGAACAAGTCACAGTTCGAAGATCGAAATTGA
- the LOC125715478 gene encoding protein dpy-30 homolog isoform X1 has translation MADDHTDAEQSMEGHTPAVENPHAEYGLTENVQRIAENEKSNAEKSSKQKVDLQSLPTRAYLDQTVVPILLQGLSVLAKERPPNPIEYLAAYLLKNKSQFEDRN, from the exons ATGGCGGATG ATCACACTGATGCCGAACAGAGCATGGAGGGTCACACACCT GCGGTAGAAAACCCACATGCAGAATATGGTCTCACAGAAAATGTACAG AGGATAGCAGAGAATGAGAAATCCAATGCAGAGAAGTCTTCGAAACAGAAGGTGGACCTGCAGTCGCTTCCTACGCGGGCGTATTTGGACCAGACTGTTGTGCCAATTCTTCTACAGGGCCTTTCAGTCCTGGCTAAGGAAAG ACCTCCAAACCCCATTGAGTATTTAGCAGCTTATCTCCTCAAGAACAAGTCACAGTTCGAAGATCGAAATTGA
- the LOC125715475 gene encoding spastin-like isoform X2 — protein MNSPGGRGRKKKGSGGPSAPLEGAGSDQVSLHRRNLYYFSYPLLAAFSVLRLLALYMGLLFAWVCERLSQAVATRAKVPEQHAGKETEDCGEQIRSHHKQAFEYISVALRIDEDDKGQKEQAVQWYKKGILELEKGIAVELSGRGEKYDRAKRLQAKMTTNLVMAKDRLQLLASGALPKKKDPLTHSSHSLPRPKHAPKTSPGGGRKHQRSPSYSGPSSSSTPRSPPQPSSSHRVGARAGSRQNCKATTSATTPPRKRELKNFKNVDSKLANLILNEIVDSGTPVSFEDVAGQDLAKQALQEIVILPALRPELFTGLRAPARGLLLFGPPGNGKTMLAKAVAMESSATFFSISAATLTSKYVGEGEKLVRALFAVARELQPSIIFIDEIDSLLCERREGEHDASRRLKTEFLIEFDGVQSGSEDRVLVMGATNRPQELDEAVLRRFAKRVYVTLPTEETRLKLIKNLLGKHGNPLTQTELVKLARTTEGYSGSDLTSLAKDAALGPIRELRPEQVKNMAANEVRNIRFNDFIESLKKIKRSVAPQTLDLYVRWNREYGDTTAV, from the exons ATGAATTCTCCGGGTGGAAGAGGCAGAAAGAAGAAAGGTTCAGGCGGCCCCAGCGCACCGTTAGAAGGCGCCGGCTCCGATCAGGTGTCCCTGCATAGGAGGAATCTGTACTACTTCTCGTACCCGCTTCTGGCGGCGTTTTCCGTGCTGCGCCTCCTGGCCCTCTACATGGGGCTGTTATTTGCCTGGGTGTGCGAGCGCCTGTCCCAAGCCGTAGCGACCAGGGCCAAGGTGCCTGAGCAGCACGCCGGCAAGGAAACGGAGGACTGCGGCGAGCAGATCCGCAGCCACCACAAGCAGGCCTTCGAGTACATCTCTGTGGCTTTAAGGATCGACGAGGATGACAAGG GTCAAAAGGAACAAGCAGTTCAGTGGTACAAGAAGGGAATTTTGGAGCTGGAGAAGGGCATTGCAGTGGAGCTTTCGGGACGAG gagaGAAGTATGACCGAGCAAAACGGCTCCAGGCAAAGATGACCACAAACCTTGTTATGGCTAAAGATAGGCTCCAGCTTCTAG CCAGTGGAGCACTTCCAAAAAAGAAGGACCCCTTGACCCATTCCAGTCACTCCCTGCCACGACCAAAGCACGCACCAAAGACTTCCCCAGGGGGTGGCCGTAAGCACCAACGCTCGCCCAGCTACAGCGGGCCCTCCAGCTCCAGCACGCCCAGGtcacccccccagccctccaGCAGCCACAGG GTCGGCGCGAGAGCCGGGAGTCGGCAGAATTGTAAAGCCACGACCTCTGCGACGACTCCACCCCGAAAGAGGGAGCTGAAGAACTTCAAGAACGTGGACAGCAAGCTGGCCAACCTCATCCTGAATGAGATCGTCGACAG CGGGACCCCTGTCAGCTTCGAGGACGTCGCTGGGCAGGATCTTGCCAAGCAAGCGCTCCAGGAGATCGTCATCCTTCCTGCCTTACGGCCGGAG TTATTCACGGGTCTTCGGGCCCCTGCCAGAGGCCTCCTCCTCTTTGGCCCCCCTGGGAATGGGAAGACTATGCTG GCCAAAGCTGTAGCTATGGAGTCCAGTGCGACCTTCTTTAGCATAAGTGCTGCCACCCTCACCTCCAAATAC GTGGGAGAAGGAGAAAAGCTTGTCAGGGCCCTCTTTGCTGTGGCCAGGGAGCTGCAGCCCTCCATCATTTTCATAG ACGAAATCGACAGCCTCCTCTGCGAGAGGCGAGAGGGGGAGCACGATGCCAGCCGCCGCTTGAAGACCGAGTTCCTAATCGAATTCGACGGG gtgcaGTCGGGCAGTGAGGACCGGGTTCTGGTGATGGGGGCTACAAACAGGCCTCAGGAGCTGGACGAAGCAGTTCTCAG GCGATTTGCAAAACGGGTATATGTGACTTTACCAACAGAAGAG ACGCGGTTGAAACTGATAAAGAATCTCTTGGGGAAGCATGGAAATCCGCTCACCCAAACGGAGCTGGTTAAACTGGCCAG AACGACTGAAGGCTATTCAGGGAGTGATCTGACTTCATTAGCTAAAGATGCAGCTCTGGGTCCCATAAGAG AACTAAGACCAGAACAGGTGAAGAACATGGCTGCTAATGAG GTGCGAAATATCCGCTTCAACGATTTCATAGAGTCGTTGAAGAAAATCAAGCGCAGCGTCGCCCCCCAGACCCTCGACCTGTACGTGCGCTGGAACAGAGAGTACGGGGACACCACTGCGGTGTGA